In Streptococcus pneumoniae, the sequence TCCCTTATCTGTAATTTGCTCACCCAACCAAGTGACAATCATACTACCAGCTGTTAAGATGATACCAATCGTCAGAAAAACTTGTGGAGTTAAAGCAGTTTTAATCAATTGAGCTCCAGCCAAGGTATTAAAACCAGCTGTAATCCCGATAGATTGCACAAAAGCGAGAACTAGAGCAATATAACGAGTAGCTTGATTCAATTTTCTTCGACCTACTTCCCCTTGTTTACCCCACTCTACAAACTTGGGTAAAATATCCATTTGCAAGAGTTGGACAACAATAGAAGCGGTGATATAGGGACTAACTCCTAGGGCAAAAATCGAAAAGTTTTTTAGGGCATTCCCCGACACCAAGCTCAACATGTTTAAGAAGGATAATCCACTTAAAGCATTCAAGCTATTGGCATTCACACCAGGAACTGTAATGCTAGTTCCGATACGAAAGACCAAAACGATAAAAATTGTAAATAAAATTTTTGATCGAACCTGCTTGACTTTAAGAGCTTCTCTTAATAATTTAAAAAACATAGGTCACCTCTCTTAGATGACTTCTACTGAACCACCTTTAGCAGTGATAGCTTCTTCAGCTGATTTAGAGAATTTAGCTGCTTTCACAGTCAATTTCTTAGTCAACTCACCGTTACCAAGAATTTTAATACCTGACTTTTCAGCTTTAACAATTCCTGCTTCGATAAGAACAACTGGAGTTACTTCAGCACCATCTTCAAAGACGTTCAATTGGTCAAGGTTCACAATTGCGTATTCTTTAGCGTTGATGTTAGTGAATCCACGTTTTGGAAGACGACGGAACAATGGAGTTTGTCCACCTTCAAAACCAAGGCGAACTCCGCCACCGCTACGAGCTTTTTGACCTTTTTGACCACGACCAGATGTTTTACCGTTACCTGATGAAGTACCACGACCAACGCGGTTACGTACTTTACGAGAACCTTCTGCAGGTTTCAATTCATGAAGTTTCATTTTTATTTTCTCCTCTTTTGTAAAATGCTAGCGCCGATAAGGGAGAAAAGGTTGTCTCCCCCATCAACTCGCCTATACGATGTCATCATAGATGACTATATCTAGTTTTAGGGGATGGTACAGTGCACATCCCCTAAAACTTCATTAGTTTACTTCTTCAACTGTTACTAAGTGAGATACTGCTGTAATCATACCACGGATAGCAGCGTTATCTTCTTTAATAACAGAGCTGTTCAATTTGCCAAGTCCAAGTGCTACAACAGTTTTACGTTGTGATGGAATGCGTCCGATTGGAGACTTAGTCAAAGTAATTTTAATTTGAGCCATTTTATCCCCTTTCTTATGCCAAATCAGAAACTGAAATACCACGAAGGGCAGCAATTTCTTCAGCGCGTTTCAATTGTTTCAAACCTTCAACAGTTGCACGAACAATGTTGATTGGAGTGTTAGAACCAAGTGATTTAGATGTAATATCTGCCACACCTGCCAATTCCACAACGGCACGAACTGCACCACCAGCGGCAACTCCAGAACCTTCTACAGCAGGTTTCAAC encodes:
- the rplO gene encoding 50S ribosomal protein L15; its protein translation is MKLHELKPAEGSRKVRNRVGRGTSSGNGKTSGRGQKGQKARSGGGVRLGFEGGQTPLFRRLPKRGFTNINAKEYAIVNLDQLNVFEDGAEVTPVVLIEAGIVKAEKSGIKILGNGELTKKLTVKAAKFSKSAEEAITAKGGSVEVI
- the rpmD gene encoding 50S ribosomal protein L30 gives rise to the protein MAQIKITLTKSPIGRIPSQRKTVVALGLGKLNSSVIKEDNAAIRGMITAVSHLVTVEEVN